Proteins encoded in a region of the Triticum dicoccoides isolate Atlit2015 ecotype Zavitan chromosome 3A, WEW_v2.0, whole genome shotgun sequence genome:
- the LOC119272563 gene encoding uncharacterized protein LOC119272563: MPDKSTLSANSSAGAGHNNKKKKKPMYIRPPAPMVNMKPSICAKTWYDRWGEMNCFPLTETKLFFTDSSARIFRFDADTHCIDTMPSLHTPKSSPLSFSIPPNPTTSKEGQGEGGGLYIMDRILRPNKEGQVQFESISYRRRCNHSSKAWHCDALPPPPFVHDPAYKQASICSYALVGGHTICISIRGVGTYFDTLACEWSKAGNWLMPFHGRAEYDPELGLWLGVSERNIHLPCVADISGVLRGEEPLREHTRIWEDTDMPEGWYPHSQCPTQVVSLGSGRF; encoded by the coding sequence ATGCCCGACAAGTCAACCCTATCAGCTAACTCCTCGGCGGGGGCGGggcacaacaacaagaagaagaagaagccgatGTATATTCGGCCGCCGGCACCGATGGTGAACATGAAACCATCGATATGCGCCAAGACTTGGTACGATCGATGGGGCGAGATGAATTGCTTCCCTCTCACTGAAACCAAGCTCTTCTTCACCGACAGCTCCGCGCGCATCTTCCGCTTCGATGCCGACACCCACTGCATCGACACCATGCCCAGCCTCCACACGCCCAAGTCCTCCCCCTTGTCCTTCTCCATCCCTCCAAATCCGACCACCTCCAAGGAAGGCCAAGGCGAAGGCGGAGGCCTCTACATCATGGACAGGATCCTCAGGCCCAACAAGGAGGGTCAGGTCCAGTTTGAGTCTATCTCGTACCGCAGGCGCTGCAACCACTCCAGCAAGGCCTGGCACTGCGACGCCCTCCCGCCGCCGCCTTTCGTCCACGACCCGGCCTACAAACAAGCCTCCATCTGCTCCTATGCCCTGGTTGGCGGCCACACCATCTGTATCTCCATCAGGGGCGTCGGCACCTACTTTGACACGCTGGCTTGCGAGTGGAGCAAGGCTGGCAACTGGCTCATGCCGTTTCATGGCAGGGCGGAGTATGACCCGGAGCTCGGCCTCTGGCTTGGCGTCTCTGAGCGCAACATCCACCTCCCCTGCGTCGCCGACATCTCCGGTGTCCTCAGAGGGGAGGAGCCGCTGCGGGAGCACACTCGAATCTGGGAGGATACTGACATGCCAGAGGGGTGGTACCCGCACAGTCAGTGCCCCACCCAAGTTGTCAGCCTGGGTTCAGGCAGGTTTTGA